The proteins below are encoded in one region of Streptomyces cyanogenus:
- a CDS encoding spherulation-specific family 4 protein, which yields MPHLTSTTAGATGTGTGVRTALGIPGYAHPLVAPAQWAELARPGTPVHWVVLDVAAGPGSRPDPHCLEAVARLRAAGVRILGHLDLTHGTRVFGDLLSDAHRHLDWYRVDGFLLDRCPVERAALPEVRRAVTTLRALSDTAHIVLGHGRHPHPGYAETADQLVTFSGSWSDYRWSQVAEWTADYPPDRFCHFVHSAPRGHLDEALRIARWQGAATIYFTDRTDRGGRADPWETMPGYWDDIVSRVGTGVSE from the coding sequence ATGCCGCATCTGACCAGCACCACCGCGGGCGCCACCGGCACCGGCACCGGGGTCCGCACCGCCCTCGGCATCCCCGGCTACGCCCACCCGCTCGTCGCCCCCGCCCAGTGGGCGGAACTCGCCCGCCCCGGCACACCGGTGCACTGGGTCGTCCTCGACGTCGCCGCCGGCCCCGGCAGCCGCCCCGACCCGCACTGTCTGGAGGCCGTGGCCCGGCTGCGGGCCGCGGGTGTCCGCATCCTCGGCCACCTCGACCTCACCCACGGCACCCGGGTCTTCGGCGATCTGCTCTCCGACGCCCACCGCCATCTCGACTGGTACCGGGTCGACGGCTTCCTGCTGGACCGCTGTCCCGTCGAGCGTGCCGCACTGCCCGAGGTCCGCCGTGCCGTCACCACGCTCCGGGCGCTGAGTGACACCGCCCACATCGTCCTCGGCCACGGCCGCCATCCGCACCCCGGGTACGCTGAGACCGCCGACCAGCTGGTGACCTTCTCCGGCTCCTGGTCCGACTACCGCTGGTCGCAGGTGGCCGAGTGGACCGCCGACTATCCGCCCGACCGCTTCTGCCACTTCGTGCACAGCGCCCCCCGCGGCCACCTGGACGAGGCGCTGCGGATCGCTCGCTGGCAGGGCGCGGCCACGATCTACTTCACGGACCGCACGGACCGGGGCGGCCGGGCGGACCCCTGGGAGACCATGCCCGGCTACTGGGACGACATCGTCTCGCGGGTCGGAACGGGTGTCTCGGAATGA
- a CDS encoding alpha/beta hydrolase → MMRFLRWTAAVAAGLLLTGCGGSSGGGGDRDEGKGTGPASPPASRSPAVPSSTALPSSLTSQHLDWRRCQATGKSSAPSDAWRCATLKVPLDWSKPDGRTIGLALIRARATGGDRIGSLLFNFGGPGGSGLSTMPYFADSVSALHERYDLVSWDPRGVGASQGVRCRGDREIEAAESVDATPDTPAEEQAYFRDATDFGKGCQKAAGPLLAHVSTTDTARDMDLMRQVLGDDQLHYFGISYGTELGGVYAHLFPRRVGRLVLDAVVDPTADTVGHAQNQARGFQRALDDYLKSTGQDPERGSRQIAGLLTRLDTKPLPTSSGRKLTQTLAVTGIFLPLYSESTWPRLTDALKSAQKGDGSGLLALADQYNDRDASGRYGTTSHSQRAISCLDEKQRPTLTETRRRLAEFERISPVFGDYLGWDTAGWCHDWPVPGQYDTPEVSAPGAAPILLVGTTGDPATPYEGTRRMADELGRGVGVELTWTGEGHGAYGNGSDCVDSTVDAYLLKGTVPKDGKTCS, encoded by the coding sequence ATGATGCGATTCCTGCGGTGGACGGCCGCGGTGGCGGCAGGGCTGCTGCTGACCGGCTGCGGCGGCTCGTCCGGCGGGGGCGGCGACAGGGACGAGGGCAAGGGGACCGGCCCGGCTTCCCCGCCGGCGTCGCGTTCCCCGGCCGTACCGTCCTCGACGGCTCTTCCGTCCTCCCTCACCTCTCAGCACCTCGACTGGCGGCGCTGTCAGGCCACCGGGAAATCCTCCGCCCCGAGCGACGCCTGGCGGTGCGCGACCCTCAAGGTGCCGCTGGACTGGTCGAAGCCGGACGGCAGGACGATCGGTCTCGCCCTCATCCGCGCACGGGCCACCGGTGGCGACCGCATCGGCTCGCTGCTGTTCAACTTCGGCGGCCCCGGCGGCTCGGGCCTGTCGACGATGCCGTACTTCGCGGACTCCGTCTCCGCACTCCACGAGCGCTACGACCTGGTGAGCTGGGACCCACGCGGGGTCGGTGCGAGCCAGGGCGTCCGCTGCCGCGGCGACCGGGAGATCGAAGCCGCCGAGTCCGTGGACGCCACACCGGACACCCCGGCCGAGGAACAGGCCTACTTCCGGGACGCCACCGACTTCGGCAAGGGCTGCCAGAAGGCCGCCGGCCCGCTGCTGGCCCATGTGTCCACCACCGACACCGCACGCGACATGGACCTGATGCGCCAGGTCCTGGGCGACGACCAACTGCACTACTTCGGCATCTCCTACGGCACCGAACTCGGCGGGGTCTACGCCCACTTGTTCCCGCGGCGGGTGGGCCGGCTGGTCCTCGACGCGGTGGTCGACCCCACCGCGGACACGGTGGGCCACGCCCAGAACCAGGCCCGCGGCTTCCAGCGGGCCCTGGACGACTACCTGAAGTCCACCGGCCAGGACCCCGAGCGGGGCTCACGGCAGATAGCGGGCCTGCTGACACGGCTCGACACCAAGCCCCTGCCGACGTCGTCCGGACGGAAGCTGACCCAGACGCTCGCGGTCACCGGGATCTTCCTGCCGCTGTACAGCGAGTCGACGTGGCCCAGGCTGACCGACGCCCTCAAGTCGGCGCAGAAGGGCGACGGTTCGGGGCTGCTGGCGCTCGCCGACCAGTACAACGACCGGGACGCCTCGGGTCGTTACGGCACGACGTCCCACTCCCAGCGGGCCATATCGTGCCTGGACGAGAAGCAGCGGCCGACCCTCACCGAGACGCGGCGGCGGCTGGCGGAGTTCGAACGCATATCGCCGGTGTTCGGGGACTACCTGGGCTGGGACACCGCCGGCTGGTGCCACGACTGGCCGGTGCCGGGGCAGTACGACACCCCGGAGGTCAGCGCGCCGGGCGCGGCACCGATCCTGCTGGTCGGCACCACCGGCGACCCGGCCACCCCCTACGAGGGCACCCGTAGAATGGCCGACGAACTGGGCCGGGGCGTGGGTGTCGAACTCACCTGGACGGGCGAGGGACATGGCGCGTACGGCAACGGCAGCGACTGCGTCGACTCGACGGTGGACGCCTACCTGCTGAAGGGAACGGTCCCGAAGGACGGCAAAACCTGCTCATGA
- a CDS encoding DUF3492 domain-containing protein produces MRIGLLTDGGYPYVNGDAMLWCDRLVRGLERHEFDVYALSRSRRQQDEGFVPLPPQVRRVRTAPLWTAGDEGVAHGRRARRRFAECYGELVAAISTAGAGTVGTAGTVTAGAEGASDAGSRDASDDLADRFGSALYGLAELARETGGLVGALRSETALRALERACRAPHALRTAREVRVPDLLAVAAHLERALRPLSLDWYGDDGLGADDLCHATAGGPAALAGLLARHFCDVPLLVTEYGVHLRSHYLTLGPDTAAPVVRALLGAFHGRLAAEVYRAAAILTPGNAHARRWQERCGADRDRIRTVYPGMAADRFTEVGEAPDRADPDTLVWVGRAEPAKDLFSLLHAFAEVRRQHPGARLRIIGAPPSDAEDAAYLGHCRTLAAQLFPDEAEGAHAVGDNPVSFEEIGAPEAPTLPDAYAAGAVVVLSSVVEGFPISLVEAMLCGRATVSTDVGAVVEVIGGTGLVVPPRNPRALAEACVALLRDPERRERLGAAARARALELFTVEQNIAAYHGIYLEIVSHCPVRRVVLDESGEPLPFATPAESHVPGRWTGPTARVLPRSAPAWATDTPARATLPTTEGVR; encoded by the coding sequence GTGCGCATAGGACTGCTCACCGATGGTGGCTATCCGTATGTGAACGGTGACGCCATGCTCTGGTGCGACCGGCTCGTGCGCGGACTCGAGCGGCACGAGTTCGACGTCTACGCGCTCAGCCGCAGCCGGCGCCAGCAGGACGAGGGTTTCGTCCCGCTCCCGCCCCAGGTAAGGCGGGTGCGTACGGCGCCGCTGTGGACGGCCGGGGACGAAGGGGTCGCCCACGGACGGCGTGCGCGCCGGCGCTTCGCCGAGTGCTACGGCGAACTGGTCGCGGCGATCTCCACCGCGGGCGCCGGCACCGTGGGGACCGCCGGGACCGTGACCGCCGGGGCCGAGGGTGCCTCGGACGCCGGGTCCCGGGACGCTTCCGACGATCTGGCGGACCGTTTCGGCAGCGCGCTGTACGGGCTCGCCGAACTCGCCCGCGAGACCGGCGGACTCGTCGGCGCCCTGCGCTCCGAAACCGCCCTCCGCGCCCTGGAACGCGCCTGCCGCGCCCCGCACGCGCTGCGCACGGCGCGCGAGGTCCGGGTACCCGACCTGCTCGCCGTCGCCGCACACCTCGAACGCGCCCTGCGCCCCCTCTCCCTGGACTGGTACGGCGACGACGGCCTCGGCGCGGACGACCTCTGCCACGCCACCGCCGGCGGCCCCGCCGCCCTCGCCGGCCTGCTCGCCCGGCACTTCTGCGACGTCCCGCTGCTCGTCACCGAGTACGGCGTCCACCTGCGCTCGCACTACCTGACCCTCGGCCCCGACACCGCCGCCCCCGTCGTCCGCGCCCTGCTCGGCGCCTTCCACGGCCGGCTCGCCGCCGAGGTCTACCGCGCGGCCGCGATCCTCACCCCGGGCAACGCGCACGCCCGCCGCTGGCAGGAACGGTGCGGCGCCGACCGCGACCGGATCCGCACGGTGTACCCCGGCATGGCGGCCGACCGCTTCACCGAGGTCGGCGAGGCCCCGGACCGGGCCGACCCGGACACCCTGGTCTGGGTCGGCCGCGCGGAACCCGCCAAGGACCTCTTCTCCCTGCTGCACGCCTTCGCCGAGGTCCGCAGGCAGCATCCCGGGGCCCGCCTGAGGATCATCGGCGCGCCACCCTCCGACGCCGAGGACGCGGCCTATCTCGGCCACTGCCGGACGCTCGCCGCGCAGCTCTTCCCGGACGAGGCGGAGGGCGCGCACGCCGTCGGCGACAACCCCGTCTCCTTCGAGGAGATCGGTGCCCCGGAGGCCCCGACGCTGCCCGACGCGTACGCCGCCGGAGCGGTCGTCGTCCTCTCCAGCGTCGTGGAGGGCTTCCCGATCAGTCTCGTCGAGGCCATGCTCTGCGGCCGGGCCACCGTCTCCACGGACGTGGGCGCGGTCGTCGAGGTCATCGGGGGCACGGGACTGGTCGTGCCGCCGCGCAACCCCAGGGCGCTCGCCGAGGCGTGCGTGGCGCTGCTGCGCGACCCCGAGCGCCGTGAGCGCCTCGGTGCGGCCGCGCGCGCCCGGGCGCTCGAACTGTTCACCGTCGAGCAGAACATCGCGGCCTACCACGGAATCTACCTGGAGATCGTCTCGCACTGCCCGGTCCGCCGGGTCGTCCTGGACGAGTCAGGCGAACCCCTGCCGTTCGCCACCCCGGCCGAGTCCCACGTGCCCGGACGCTGGACCGGCCCCACGGCCCGCGTCCTGCCCCGCAGCGCCCCCGCCTGGGCCACCGACACCCCGGCCCGCGCGACCCTGCCGACCACGGAGGGGGTCCGATGA
- a CDS encoding ABC transporter permease, which translates to MSEALAVVETAGTDTSVPAVSGARQFWRRLRAQRAALVAAAVVALLVLVALAAPLLTALEGQDPTTYHPTLIDSARGGVPIGSLGGASADHWLGVEPQTGRDMFARLVYGARVSLGVSLGAALVQVLLGVAMGVAAGLGNRWVDLVLSRVTDIFVSMPLMIMALALLAVVPGSFPRPVLVALIISLVSGWSTTAKMVRAQTLALKNLDYVAASRLSGWSTWRTAVRELLPGLAAPVITYAALLIPQNISAEAALSFLGVGVKPPTPSWGQMLTSADVWYQAAPQYLLLPALALFVTVFAMTVLGDGVRVALDPRAASRLRIGTGRKREARARAAVPGGAPRKEARP; encoded by the coding sequence GTGAGCGAGGCACTCGCCGTCGTCGAGACCGCCGGGACGGACACCTCCGTCCCGGCGGTCTCGGGGGCACGTCAGTTCTGGCGGCGGCTGCGGGCGCAGCGCGCCGCCCTGGTCGCCGCGGCCGTCGTCGCGCTGCTCGTCCTGGTCGCGCTCGCCGCGCCGCTGCTCACCGCCCTGGAGGGCCAGGACCCCACCACCTACCACCCCACCCTGATCGACTCCGCGCGCGGAGGCGTGCCCATCGGCTCCCTCGGCGGCGCGAGCGCCGACCACTGGCTGGGCGTCGAACCGCAGACCGGACGCGACATGTTCGCCCGGCTGGTCTACGGCGCGCGGGTCTCGCTGGGCGTCTCGCTGGGTGCCGCCCTCGTCCAGGTCCTGCTCGGCGTCGCCATGGGCGTGGCCGCGGGCCTGGGCAACCGCTGGGTCGACCTGGTCCTCAGCCGCGTCACCGACATCTTCGTCTCGATGCCCCTGATGATCATGGCGCTCGCGCTGCTGGCCGTCGTGCCGGGCAGCTTCCCGCGGCCCGTCCTCGTCGCGCTGATCATCTCCCTGGTCTCCGGGTGGAGCACCACGGCCAAGATGGTGCGCGCCCAGACCCTCGCCCTGAAGAACCTCGACTACGTCGCGGCCTCCCGGCTGAGCGGCTGGAGCACCTGGCGGACCGCCGTACGCGAACTGCTCCCGGGCCTCGCCGCCCCGGTCATCACGTACGCCGCGCTGCTGATCCCGCAGAACATCAGCGCCGAGGCGGCCCTGTCCTTCCTCGGCGTCGGCGTGAAGCCGCCCACCCCCTCGTGGGGCCAGATGCTGACCTCCGCCGACGTCTGGTACCAAGCGGCCCCGCAGTACCTGCTGCTGCCCGCGCTCGCCCTGTTCGTCACCGTGTTCGCGATGACCGTCCTCGGCGACGGCGTCCGCGTCGCCCTCGACCCGCGCGCAGCCTCCCGCCTGCGCATCGGCACCGGCCGCAAGCGGGAGGCCCGCGCCCGGGCGGCCGTACCCGGCGGCGCACCGAGGAAGGAGGCGCGGCCGTGA
- a CDS encoding NAD-dependent epimerase/dehydratase family protein — MRVLLIGANGFIGRFVADRLLADPAVQLTALGRGDDADVRFDLATGSPGALTRFLDAVHPGVVVNCAGATRGGARELTRHNTVAVATVCEALRRSGCGARLVQIGCGSEYGPSQPGSSTAEDAVPRPGGPYGVSKLAATELVLGSGLDAVVLRVFSPVGPGTPAGSPLGRLAEAMRRAMQSGDGELKLGGLGAQRDFVDVRDVARAVHAASLSAAQGVINIGSGRAVRLRDAAAVLARVAGYGGALHELDAPPGPLRSAIGHPRTDSEHPAPVAYPYPDGCGSWQQADVRTARDRLGWRPRINLEESLADIWMEAACRI, encoded by the coding sequence ATGAGGGTCCTGCTGATCGGAGCCAACGGATTCATCGGCCGCTTCGTCGCCGACCGTCTGCTCGCCGACCCGGCCGTCCAGCTCACCGCGCTCGGCCGCGGTGACGACGCCGACGTCCGCTTCGACCTCGCCACCGGCAGCCCGGGAGCACTCACCCGCTTCCTCGACGCGGTCCACCCCGGAGTCGTCGTCAACTGCGCCGGTGCCACCCGCGGCGGCGCCCGCGAACTCACCCGCCACAACACCGTCGCCGTGGCCACCGTCTGCGAGGCCCTGCGCCGCAGCGGGTGCGGTGCCCGCCTGGTGCAGATCGGGTGCGGCTCCGAGTACGGTCCCAGCCAGCCCGGGTCCTCCACGGCCGAGGACGCCGTACCGCGCCCCGGCGGCCCCTACGGCGTCAGCAAGCTCGCAGCGACCGAACTGGTCCTCGGCTCCGGTCTGGACGCCGTCGTACTGCGCGTCTTCTCGCCGGTCGGCCCCGGCACCCCGGCCGGCTCCCCGCTGGGCCGCCTGGCGGAGGCCATGCGGCGCGCGATGCAGTCCGGCGACGGCGAACTCAAGCTCGGCGGCCTCGGTGCCCAGCGCGACTTCGTGGACGTACGCGATGTCGCCCGGGCCGTGCACGCCGCCTCGCTCTCCGCCGCGCAGGGCGTGATCAACATCGGCTCCGGCCGTGCCGTCCGCCTCAGAGACGCCGCCGCCGTCCTCGCGAGGGTGGCCGGATACGGCGGTGCCCTCCACGAACTCGACGCCCCGCCCGGTCCGCTGCGCAGCGCCATCGGCCACCCCCGCACCGACTCGGAGCACCCGGCCCCGGTGGCGTACCCGTACCCGGACGGCTGCGGCAGCTGGCAGCAGGCCGATGTGCGCACCGCGCGCGACCGGCTCGGCTGGCGACCCCGGATCAACCTCGAAGAATCCCTGGCCGACATCTGGATGGAGGCGGCATGCCGCATCTGA
- the moeZ gene encoding adenylyltransferase/sulfurtransferase MoeZ, whose product MSLPPLVEPAPELTVDEVRRYSRHLIIPDVGMDGQKRLKNAKVLCVGAGGLGSPALMYLAAAGVGTLGIVEFDEVDESNLQRQIIHSQADIGRSKAESARDSVKGINPYVNVILHEERLEADNVMEIFSQYDLIVDGTDNFATRYLVNDACVLLNKPYVWGSIYRFDGQASVFWSEHGPCYRCLYPEPPPPGMVPSCAEGGVLGVLCASIGSIQVNEAIKLLAGIGEPLVGRLMIYDALEMQYRQVKVRKDPNCAVCGENPTVTELIDYEAFCGVVSEEAQAAAVDSTITPKQLKEWIDDGENIEIIDVREPNEYEIVSIPGARLIPKNEFLMGTALEGLPQDKKIVLHCKTGVRSAEVLAVLKSAGFSDAVHVGGGVIGWVNQIEPHKPVY is encoded by the coding sequence GTGTCGCTGCCACCCCTGGTCGAGCCAGCTCCTGAGCTCACCGTAGACGAGGTCCGCAGGTACTCCCGCCACCTGATCATCCCCGACGTGGGCATGGACGGGCAGAAGCGGCTGAAGAACGCCAAGGTGCTCTGTGTGGGCGCCGGCGGCCTGGGCTCGCCGGCGCTGATGTACCTGGCCGCCGCGGGCGTGGGCACCCTCGGCATCGTGGAGTTCGACGAGGTCGACGAGTCGAACCTGCAGCGCCAGATCATCCACAGCCAGGCCGACATCGGCCGCTCCAAGGCCGAGTCCGCCCGCGACAGCGTCAAGGGCATCAACCCGTACGTGAACGTGATCCTTCACGAGGAGCGGCTGGAAGCCGACAACGTGATGGAGATCTTCAGCCAGTACGACCTGATCGTCGACGGCACCGACAACTTCGCGACCCGCTACCTGGTCAACGACGCGTGCGTGCTGCTGAACAAGCCGTACGTGTGGGGTTCGATCTACCGCTTCGACGGTCAGGCCTCGGTCTTCTGGTCCGAGCACGGTCCCTGCTACCGCTGCCTCTACCCGGAGCCCCCGCCCCCCGGCATGGTTCCCTCCTGCGCCGAGGGCGGCGTCCTGGGCGTGCTGTGCGCGTCCATCGGCTCCATCCAGGTCAACGAGGCCATCAAGCTCCTCGCGGGCATCGGCGAGCCGCTGGTCGGCCGCCTGATGATCTACGACGCCCTGGAGATGCAGTACCGCCAGGTCAAGGTCCGCAAGGACCCCAACTGCGCGGTCTGCGGCGAGAACCCGACCGTCACCGAGCTCATCGACTACGAGGCCTTCTGCGGCGTCGTCTCCGAGGAGGCCCAGGCGGCGGCCGTCGACTCCACGATCACTCCCAAGCAGCTCAAGGAGTGGATCGACGACGGCGAGAACATCGAGATCATCGACGTCCGCGAGCCGAACGAGTACGAGATCGTCTCCATCCCGGGCGCCAGGCTGATCCCGAAGAACGAGTTCCTCATGGGCACCGCCCTCGAGGGTCTGCCGCAGGACAAGAAGATCGTCCTGCACTGCAAGACGGGTGTCCGCAGTGCGGAAGTCCTCGCGGTCCTGAAGTCCGCGGGCTTCTCCGACGCGGTCCACGTCGGCGGCGGCGTCATCGGCTGGGTCAACCAGATCGAACCGCACAAGCCGGTCTACTGA
- a CDS encoding dipeptide ABC transporter ATP-binding protein, giving the protein MSPVEAAGTSLVDVTDLTVEFGALRAVDGLSFSLAKGAALALVGESGSGKSTVAGALLGLHRGTGARVGGSVRVAGTDVQAASDEELRRLRGAKAAMVFQDPLSSLDPYYAIGDQIAEVHRVHARVSRRAARARAVEVLERVGIPDAARRARSRPHEFSGGMRQRALIAMALACEPDLLIADEPTTALDVTVQAQILDLLHGLREETGMGLLLVTHDVGVAAESVDDVLVMRHGRAVERGPVGAVLAAPAEPYTRELLDAVPRVDARRTGFPVTGEVVLEAVGVRREFGRGKRAFAAVDDVSVTVRRGETLGVVGESGSGKTTLGRMLVGLLEPTAGGIRYEGSPHTGVNPAVQMVFQDPVSSLNPRRSVGESIADPLRARGERDEQRIRARVRELLERVGLDGAHHDRYPHEFSGGQRQRIGIARALAAEPRAIVCDEPVSALDVTTQAQVVALLGELQRELGLALVFIAHDLAVVRQVSDRVAVMRRGRLVEYGPADEVYDSPREPYTRQLLAAVPALDPELAARRRAARRTPAAA; this is encoded by the coding sequence ATGAGCCCGGTGGAAGCGGCCGGCACGAGCCTCGTGGACGTGACGGACCTGACCGTCGAGTTCGGCGCCCTGCGCGCCGTCGACGGGCTCTCCTTCAGTCTGGCGAAGGGCGCCGCCCTGGCGCTGGTCGGAGAGTCCGGCTCCGGCAAGTCCACGGTCGCGGGCGCCCTGCTGGGCCTGCACCGGGGCACCGGGGCCCGGGTCGGCGGCTCGGTGCGGGTGGCCGGCACCGACGTACAGGCGGCCTCCGACGAGGAGCTGCGCCGGCTGCGCGGCGCCAAGGCCGCCATGGTCTTCCAGGACCCGCTGTCCTCGCTCGACCCGTACTACGCGATCGGCGACCAGATCGCCGAGGTCCATCGCGTCCACGCGCGCGTGTCGCGGCGCGCCGCACGCGCGCGTGCCGTGGAGGTGCTGGAGCGGGTCGGGATCCCGGACGCGGCGCGGCGGGCCCGGTCCCGCCCGCACGAGTTCAGCGGCGGCATGCGCCAGCGCGCGCTGATCGCCATGGCCCTCGCCTGCGAGCCGGACCTGCTGATCGCCGACGAGCCGACCACCGCGCTCGACGTCACCGTCCAGGCGCAGATCCTCGATCTGCTGCACGGGCTGCGCGAGGAGACCGGCATGGGGCTGCTGCTCGTCACCCACGACGTGGGCGTGGCCGCCGAGAGCGTGGACGACGTCCTCGTCATGCGGCACGGCAGGGCCGTCGAGCGCGGCCCGGTCGGCGCGGTCCTGGCGGCGCCCGCCGAGCCGTACACCCGCGAGCTGCTCGACGCCGTCCCGCGCGTGGACGCCCGCCGGACCGGCTTCCCGGTCACCGGCGAGGTGGTGCTGGAGGCCGTCGGCGTGCGGCGCGAGTTCGGGCGCGGCAAGCGGGCGTTCGCGGCCGTGGACGACGTCTCGGTGACCGTCCGGCGCGGGGAGACCCTCGGTGTGGTCGGCGAGAGCGGCAGCGGCAAGACGACGCTCGGCCGCATGCTCGTCGGGCTGCTGGAACCCACCGCCGGCGGGATCCGGTACGAAGGAAGCCCGCACACCGGGGTGAACCCGGCCGTCCAGATGGTCTTCCAGGATCCCGTCTCCTCCCTCAACCCGCGCCGCAGCGTGGGCGAGTCCATCGCCGACCCGCTCCGCGCGCGCGGAGAGCGGGACGAGCAGCGCATCCGGGCGCGGGTACGGGAACTGCTGGAGCGCGTGGGCCTGGACGGGGCGCACCACGACCGCTATCCGCACGAGTTCAGCGGCGGACAGCGCCAGCGCATCGGCATCGCGCGGGCGCTCGCCGCCGAACCGCGCGCCATCGTCTGCGACGAGCCCGTCTCCGCGCTCGACGTCACCACCCAGGCCCAGGTGGTCGCCCTGCTCGGCGAACTCCAGCGGGAACTCGGCCTCGCGCTGGTCTTCATCGCGCACGACCTCGCCGTCGTCCGCCAGGTCAGCGACCGGGTCGCGGTGATGCGGCGGGGCCGGCTCGTCGAGTACGGGCCCGCCGACGAGGTGTACGACAGCCCGCGCGAGCCGTACACCCGGCAGCTCCTGGCCGCCGTACCCGCGCTCGACCCGGAGCTGGCGGCCCGGCGCCGCGCCGCCCGGCGCACACCGGCAGCGGCGTAG
- a CDS encoding ABC transporter permease — protein sequence MSGFTGFVLRRVVGAVITLFVLSVIIYVVFYVTPGNVAQITCGPRCSPAQVHQVAQQLHLDDPLYVRYWHFLQGIFVGQDFSTGTSVEHCAAPCLGQSYRTDQQVTDIILTKLPVSFSLVLGAMVIWLLLGIGTGVLSAWRRGRLSERLLTAITLAGVATPVFVIGLVLMIVVCGELQLLPFPQYVNLTDDPEQWAWNLLLPWLSLALIEAANFARLTRASMLETLAEDHIRTFRAYGVSERAVIARHALRGATASVIALNAVTFGSAVGGAVLTETLFGLPGIGQELVHAVKVVDLPVVVGMVLVTGFFVVLANALADVLYAVADRRVVLA from the coding sequence GTGAGCGGCTTCACCGGCTTCGTCCTGCGCCGGGTCGTCGGCGCCGTGATCACCCTGTTCGTGCTCTCGGTGATCATCTACGTCGTCTTCTACGTCACCCCCGGCAACGTCGCCCAGATCACCTGCGGCCCGCGCTGCTCCCCGGCCCAGGTCCACCAGGTCGCCCAGCAACTCCACCTCGACGACCCGCTGTACGTGCGCTACTGGCACTTCCTGCAGGGCATCTTCGTGGGCCAGGACTTCTCCACGGGCACCTCCGTGGAGCACTGCGCGGCGCCCTGCCTCGGCCAGTCGTACCGGACCGACCAGCAGGTCACGGACATCATCCTGACCAAGCTGCCGGTGAGCTTCTCGCTGGTGCTCGGCGCGATGGTGATCTGGCTGCTGCTCGGCATCGGCACCGGCGTGCTCTCCGCCTGGCGGCGCGGCCGGCTCTCCGAGCGCCTCCTGACCGCCATCACCCTCGCGGGCGTCGCCACGCCCGTCTTCGTCATCGGCCTGGTCCTGATGATCGTCGTCTGCGGCGAACTCCAGCTGCTGCCCTTCCCGCAGTATGTGAACCTCACCGACGACCCCGAGCAGTGGGCGTGGAACCTGCTGCTGCCCTGGCTCTCCCTCGCCCTCATCGAGGCGGCCAACTTCGCCCGGCTGACCCGGGCGTCGATGCTGGAGACACTGGCCGAGGACCACATCCGCACCTTCCGCGCCTACGGCGTCAGCGAGCGTGCGGTGATCGCCCGGCACGCGCTGCGCGGCGCGACGGCCTCCGTCATCGCCCTCAACGCGGTCACCTTCGGCTCCGCCGTCGGCGGCGCCGTCCTCACCGAGACCCTGTTCGGCCTGCCCGGCATCGGCCAGGAGCTGGTGCACGCGGTGAAGGTCGTCGACCTTCCGGTGGTCGTCGGCATGGTCCTGGTGACCGGCTTCTTCGTGGTCCTCGCCAACGCCCTCGCGGACGTCCTGTACGCGGTGGCCGACCGACGGGTGGTGCTCGCATGA